Genomic segment of Hydrogenimonas thermophila:
GTATGTTAGGAAGAGTTTATGAAATTTGGGGTGAAGTAGTTTCAGGGCAGGGGATCGGCAAAGAGAAGCTTGTTCCAACCATCAATTTATCTACTGGCAAATTTTTACTTCCAAAGCCGGGAGTATATGCTACTGAAACTTCTATTGCTGGTAAGTACTTTGCTTCTGTAACATTTGTAGGTCATAGAGTTACTACTGATGGAAATTTTAGTATAGAGACACATATTATAGACAAAAATTTATCTGATATTAGAGGAAAAGTCTCTATTAGATGGAATAGATACATTCGTAGAAACAGAAAGTTTGACTCTCTTGATGACCTAAAAAAGCAAATTTTAAAAGATATAGAGGTTGCTTGTGAAAAGAGATAATATATTTGTAAAACCAATTGAAAAACATTTTGAGTTTGATGAACAGGTTGCTGCAGTTTTTGATGATATGATTGAGCGTTCTGTTCCATTTTATCGACAAAATATAGAGTTAATTGTTAATCTACTGCTTAGACGAATCAAGAAGGAAATGCATATTGTAGATTTGGGCTCTTCAACTGGCTCTATGTTAATTGAATTGGCTAGAAGATGCAGTGAAGATGTAACTTTTACAGGTATTGATAATGCTTCTGCTATGGTAGAGTTGGCACAAAAAAAAGCTAAGGCTTTTGATATAAAAGTAGATTTTATTTGTGGTGATATTTTAAAAGTTGATTTTAGTGGTGCCGATATAATACTTTCAAACTATACATTGCAGTTTATTCGTCCTATAGTTAGAAAAGATGCAGTACAAAAAATTTATGATTCGCTCAATAGTGGTGGAATGTTTATATGCAGTGAAAAGGTATTGATGCAAAATAGTTGGTTAAATAAGCAAATCATTGATATATATTACGACTATAAGCAGCAGCAGGGTTACAGCAAAAGTGAAATTATGCAAAAAAGAGAAGCTTTAGAGAATGTTTTAATTCCTTATACTATTGAAGAGAATTTTTTAATGTTTAAGTCTTGTGGATTTAAAAGTTGTGAAACTATTTTTCAATGGGGTAATTTTGTAACTATGGCAGCATTTAAAAGTTGACTGGTAGAGCCGCCAATTTAGGCGACTTCTTCCCAGTTAACTTCAGGATTGGCTTCTCTAACCATTTTATGAATAAGCTCAAATAGTTGATTACTTGCTTTTTCCATTTCAAGGAAGTTTTTAACAAGTTTAGGACGATTTTCTGGTGTAAGACAGTTATGTGTTTTTGCACAAGGTATAGTTTGAAGTACCATTTCATGTACTTTTTCATGTGGTTTTTCCATAGCTTTGTATGAAGGAGTATGACTAAACAACTCTTTACCTGTTGTATCATACCATTTTCCAAGTCTGCAACTATGGTGATCAGAAAATTCAATAACTTTGTCTTCATTTTCATTTAGTACAGTAATATATGCATTTGACTTAAAGATAATATGATCAACTTTAATCAGTGTACCAAAGAGTGAATCACGAATAAACTTAGCCTCTTTTGCAGACTCATCTGTTTTTTGTGTAAATTGCTCAAGTGTACTTTCAAATCTATTAATATCATCTTGAGAGTTTGTTGCTATAGAAGATATTTCTTCAGAGTTAGATTGAATATCATTTGACTCTTGCTGTAATGTTTGAATAGTAATGGCAATCTCTTGCGTAGCTTTTTGCGTTCTTTCTGCAAGTTTCCTAACTTCATCTGCAACGACAGCAAACCCTCTACCATGCTCTCCTGCTCTTGCAGCTTCAATTGCTGCGTTTAGTGCAAGCAAGTTTGTTTGATCAGCAATATCTTTAATAAGGTTTACAATAGCTGAAATTTCACCAGTACGTTCATTTAGTGAAATAATAGCTTCATTGGAGTGAGAAATGAGCTGTATTAATTGATCTAAACTGCTAACAATAGCACGAACTGTTTCTCGGCTTTTAGCTGCTTCTTCAGCTGTTTCAGCAGTATTTTTCTGAATACGCTCAAGTAGAACAGAGTTTTTAGTAATATCATTTT
This window contains:
- the cmoA gene encoding carboxy-S-adenosyl-L-methionine synthase CmoA, with protein sequence MKRDNIFVKPIEKHFEFDEQVAAVFDDMIERSVPFYRQNIELIVNLLLRRIKKEMHIVDLGSSTGSMLIELARRCSEDVTFTGIDNASAMVELAQKKAKAFDIKVDFICGDILKVDFSGADIILSNYTLQFIRPIVRKDAVQKIYDSLNSGGMFICSEKVLMQNSWLNKQIIDIYYDYKQQQGYSKSEIMQKREALENVLIPYTIEENFLMFKSCGFKSCETIFQWGNFVTMAAFKS
- a CDS encoding CZB domain-containing protein; protein product: MATNSQDDINRFESTLEQFTQKTDESAKEAKFIRDSLFGTLIKVDHIIFKSNAYITVLNENEDKVIEFSDHHSCRLGKWYDTTGKELFSHTPSYKAMEKPHEKVHEMVLQTIPCAKTHNCLTPENRPKLVKNFLEMEKASNQLFELIHKMVREANPEVNWEEVA